Proteins encoded within one genomic window of bacterium:
- the trpE gene encoding anthranilate synthase component I, with protein sequence MFHPSFSQFKRLAKKGNLLPVYKEILADMETPVSAFTKVGMGKHAYLLESVEGGEKLGRYSFLSSSPALIFESKGRKVTLSLKASVMRQVKETDNPLEELKKIMQKYKPVEVEGLPRFYGGAVGYIGYDMVKFIEDIPSTNPDDLDLPDCKFIFTDNLLIFDHVAHTIKVVSCVHLDREKSNLKTLYNEACRKIEKLITELRKKPKKRPKARRSRSSKIILESNFTRNGFERIVERAKEYIRRGDIIQTVLSQRLQTKVSAHPFDIYRALRVINPSPYMYYLSLGGMNLVGSSPEILVRQEGRIVEVRPIAGTRPRGKDEFEDKKLERELLKSSKERAEHLMLVDLGRNDIGRVCEYGSVKVPELMVVERYSHVMHIVSGVVGKLKRGMDSFDVLRACFPAGTVSGAPKVRAMEIIEELENLRRGPYAGAVGYFSFQGNMDMAITIRTILIKGKEAFLQAGAGIVADSIPKNEYEETINKAKALFEAIEMAEKGLE encoded by the coding sequence ATGTTCCATCCAAGTTTTAGTCAATTCAAAAGATTAGCAAAAAAAGGAAATTTACTTCCCGTCTATAAAGAAATCCTCGCCGATATGGAAACGCCGGTCTCTGCATTCACCAAAGTTGGTATGGGAAAGCATGCCTATCTTCTGGAAAGTGTTGAAGGGGGAGAAAAGTTGGGAAGGTACTCCTTCTTATCCAGTAGCCCGGCATTAATTTTTGAGAGTAAAGGGAGAAAAGTTACTTTGAGTCTTAAGGCTTCAGTAATGCGGCAAGTGAAAGAGACAGACAATCCTCTTGAAGAATTGAAGAAAATCATGCAGAAATACAAGCCAGTAGAAGTGGAAGGGCTACCTCGATTCTACGGAGGAGCTGTAGGTTATATTGGATACGATATGGTAAAGTTCATTGAAGATATTCCCAGCACTAATCCTGATGACCTCGACTTGCCTGATTGTAAATTTATATTTACAGATAATCTCTTAATCTTCGACCACGTAGCCCATACAATTAAAGTTGTTTCCTGCGTCCATTTAGATAGAGAAAAAAGTAATCTAAAGACCTTGTATAATGAAGCGTGCAGGAAGATTGAAAAGTTAATAACTGAGTTGAGAAAGAAACCAAAGAAGAGACCTAAAGCAAGACGGTCAAGAAGCTCAAAGATAATCCTGGAATCGAATTTTACCAGAAACGGTTTTGAGAGGATTGTGGAAAGGGCTAAGGAATATATAAGACGAGGAGACATTATCCAGACTGTTCTGTCTCAGAGGTTACAAACAAAGGTTAGTGCGCATCCCTTCGATATTTATCGAGCACTGAGAGTTATCAATCCTTCACCTTATATGTATTATCTCTCGCTGGGAGGGATGAATCTTGTCGGTTCTTCACCGGAAATTCTCGTCAGACAGGAGGGAAGAATAGTTGAAGTTCGACCTATAGCAGGTACCAGACCGCGAGGGAAAGACGAATTTGAGGATAAGAAATTAGAAAGAGAATTGCTCAAGAGTTCCAAAGAGAGAGCAGAACATCTTATGCTGGTTGACCTGGGAAGGAATGACATTGGTCGGGTCTGTGAGTATGGTAGCGTTAAAGTGCCAGAATTGATGGTTGTTGAGAGGTATTCCCATGTAATGCATATTGTTTCAGGAGTGGTTGGTAAACTAAAAAGAGGAATGGATAGCTTCGATGTCCTTAGAGCCTGTTTCCCCGCGGGCACAGTTTCCGGAGCGCCAAAGGTCAGGGCAATGGAAATAATAGAGGAGTTGGAAAATTTAAGAAGAGGACCCTATGCGGGAGCAGTTGGATATTTCAGCTTTCAGGGAAACATGGATATGGCGATTACCATTAGGACGATCCTGATAAAGGGAAAAGAGGCTTTTCTACAGGCCGGGGCAGGAATTGTGGCTGATTCCATTCCTAAAAATGAATATGAGGAAACAATAAATAAAGCAAAGGCATTATTTGAAGCGATTGAAATGGCAGAGAAAGGGCTTGAATAA
- the hisI gene encoding phosphoribosyl-AMP cyclohydrolase, translating to MKFIEELKFDSQGLIPAIVQDYEDGQILMLAYMNAESLEKTIATGKTCFWRRSQGRLWTKGEKSGHFQEVKEIFLDCDGDTLLVKVKQLGDAACHTGYRSCFFRKVNKKGEYDIVGEKVFDPSKVYKK from the coding sequence ATGAAGTTTATAGAAGAATTGAAATTTGATAGTCAAGGTTTGATTCCAGCAATAGTGCAGGATTATGAAGATGGTCAGATTTTGATGCTGGCTTATATGAATGCAGAGTCTTTAGAAAAGACAATAGCCACTGGAAAGACCTGTTTTTGGCGTCGTTCCCAAGGGAGACTGTGGACTAAAGGGGAAAAATCAGGACATTTTCAGGAGGTCAAAGAGATTTTTTTAGATTGTGATGGTGATACACTATTGGTAAAAGTGAAACAACTTGGCGATGCTGCCTGCCACACGGGATACAGGTCGTGTTTCTTCAGGAAGGTTAATAAAAAAGGAGAATATGATATTGTTGGGGAAAAAGTTTTTGACCCCAGTAAAGTCTATAAGAAATAG
- a CDS encoding TrpB-like pyridoxal phosphate-dependent enzyme — protein MEQTKIILSEKEIPQAWYNIQPDLPEPLAPPLHPKTFKPLGPEDLAPLFPMELIKQEVSQERWIDIPDEVLNVYKMWRPTPLHRAYRLEKALNTPARIYYKNESVSPPGSHKPNTAVAQAYYNKKEGVKRIATETGAGQWGSALAFGCNIFGLKCTVYMVKVSYQQKPYRRVLMETWGAEVHPSPTNSTNAGRSILEKDPKCPGSLGIAISEAVEDAVTHDDTKYSLGSVLNHVLLHQTVVGLELKKQLKLAEEKPDILIGCVGGGSNFAGFCFPFVKDKLQGKKIQIIACEPEACPTLTRGPYRYDFGDTACTAPVVKMFTLGHSFIPPGIHAGGLRYHGDAPLVCLLVNKGIIEARAYHQNPVFEAAVLFARTEGILPAPETAHCIKAAVDEAKKCKETGEEKCIVIAFSGHGHFDLAAYDAYLGKKLEDYAYPEEKIKEALAAIPAIG, from the coding sequence ATGGAACAGACGAAGATCATTCTATCAGAAAAGGAGATTCCCCAAGCCTGGTACAACATCCAGCCGGACCTGCCAGAACCTCTGGCTCCACCATTGCATCCCAAGACTTTTAAGCCATTGGGACCTGAGGACCTGGCACCTCTCTTTCCTATGGAGTTGATTAAACAGGAGGTTAGCCAGGAGCGCTGGATCGATATACCGGATGAGGTTCTCAATGTCTATAAGATGTGGAGACCGACACCTTTACATCGAGCTTATAGGTTAGAAAAAGCACTGAATACTCCTGCAAGAATCTATTACAAGAATGAGAGCGTAAGTCCTCCGGGAAGCCATAAGCCAAACACAGCAGTTGCTCAAGCCTACTACAACAAAAAGGAGGGAGTAAAAAGAATTGCTACCGAGACAGGAGCAGGGCAGTGGGGAAGTGCCCTTGCTTTTGGTTGTAACATCTTCGGACTGAAATGCACAGTTTATATGGTAAAAGTGAGTTATCAGCAGAAGCCTTACCGGAGGGTGTTAATGGAGACATGGGGGGCAGAAGTCCATCCCTCGCCGACTAATTCAACCAATGCTGGAAGAAGTATCCTGGAGAAAGACCCCAAGTGTCCAGGCAGCCTGGGTATTGCCATATCAGAAGCAGTCGAAGATGCAGTTACACATGACGATACTAAGTATTCTCTGGGCAGTGTTTTGAATCACGTTCTCTTACATCAAACTGTTGTGGGACTGGAGCTTAAAAAACAGTTGAAACTGGCTGAGGAAAAGCCCGATATTCTAATAGGATGTGTAGGTGGAGGGTCCAATTTTGCCGGGTTCTGTTTCCCATTTGTTAAAGATAAACTGCAAGGTAAAAAGATACAGATAATTGCCTGCGAGCCTGAGGCGTGTCCCACTTTAACCAGAGGTCCTTACCGATACGACTTTGGAGATACTGCTTGCACAGCTCCGGTGGTAAAAATGTTTACTCTGGGCCATTCATTTATTCCTCCTGGAATCCATGCCGGTGGACTGAGGTATCATGGTGATGCTCCCTTGGTTTGCCTTCTGGTGAACAAAGGAATTATTGAGGCTAGAGCATACCATCAGAATCCTGTATTTGAAGCAGCTGTTCTCTTTGCTCGCACTGAAGGCATCCTTCCTGCTCCAGAAACAGCCCATTGTATAAAGGCAGCAGTGGATGAAGCGAAAAAATGTAAAGAGACAGGGGAAGAGAAATGCATCGTGATAGCCTTTAGTGGACACGGACACTTCGACCTTGCTGCCTATGATGCTTACCTGGGTAAGAAATTAGAGGATTACGCCTATCCAGAAGAGAAGATAAAAGAGGCTCTAGCAGCAATTCCGGCAATCGGGTGA
- the trpD gene encoding anthranilate phosphoribosyltransferase, whose amino-acid sequence MIKEAIAKVVKGENLEEKEAVQVMEEIMSGKCTDAQIGAFITALRIKGETVEEITGCAKVMRAKATKINVLPEVDIDRDEINIDWETIVDTCGTGGTGTNTFNISTTTAFVVAGCGLRVAKHGNRGVSSSCGSADVIKGLGVNLDVPPEVVAKCLREIGIGFLYAPLFHGAMKYAIGPRREIGLRTVFNILGPLTNPAGATAQVLGVYDGELTEMMAHVLNNLGVKRAFVVHGLDTLDEITITGPTKVSELKKKKVETYHIRPEDFGLSVAHPSEIKGGGVEENVGIVYSILKGKKGAQRNVVLLNASAALVAGGKAKDFKEGIRLAEDSIDSGKAMKKLELLKEYTTKAA is encoded by the coding sequence ATGATTAAGGAAGCAATTGCCAAAGTAGTAAAAGGTGAAAACCTCGAAGAAAAAGAAGCAGTTCAAGTAATGGAAGAGATTATGTCAGGTAAGTGTACCGATGCCCAGATTGGAGCTTTCATTACCGCCCTGAGAATCAAGGGAGAGACTGTGGAAGAGATAACAGGATGTGCCAAAGTGATGCGGGCTAAGGCGACTAAAATTAATGTATTGCCAGAGGTAGACATAGATCGGGATGAAATCAACATCGATTGGGAGACAATAGTGGATACCTGTGGCACAGGGGGCACAGGGACGAACACCTTTAACATTTCTACCACCACAGCGTTTGTGGTGGCTGGATGTGGTCTCAGGGTGGCTAAACACGGAAACAGGGGAGTCTCCTCAAGTTGTGGAAGTGCCGATGTTATAAAGGGTCTAGGAGTGAACCTCGATGTTCCTCCTGAGGTAGTTGCCAAGTGCCTGAGGGAGATTGGGATAGGTTTTCTCTACGCTCCTCTCTTTCACGGAGCTATGAAATATGCTATAGGTCCCCGACGAGAAATAGGTCTTCGTACTGTATTTAATATTCTCGGTCCTTTAACTAATCCCGCCGGTGCCACAGCTCAGGTTCTGGGAGTTTACGATGGTGAACTCACAGAAATGATGGCTCACGTGTTGAACAACTTGGGAGTAAAGAGAGCCTTCGTTGTCCACGGTTTAGATACTTTAGATGAGATTACGATTACTGGCCCAACTAAAGTTTCTGAATTAAAAAAGAAAAAGGTGGAAACTTACCATATCAGGCCGGAGGATTTCGGTCTTTCTGTCGCCCATCCTAGCGAAATAAAGGGAGGCGGAGTTGAAGAGAACGTTGGGATAGTTTATTCAATTCTTAAAGGCAAGAAAGGTGCACAGCGGAACGTCGTTCTCCTGAACGCCTCTGCTGCTCTTGTGGCTGGAGGAAAAGCAAAAGATTTTAAAGAAGGGATTAGACTGGCTGAAGATTCAATCGATTCCGGCAAGGCAATGAAAAAGTTGGAGCTCTTAAAGGAATACACCACCAAAGCCGCATAG
- the hisD gene encoding histidinol dehydrogenase, with protein MKTIEKKVREIIDRVKNQGDKALLFYTKKYDGLLLKPAELRVKKREIDRAFQKVGLNFIRLIERAKKNVEKFHLGEYRQITKKSRQLSKTTLKGVRFLELWRPVEKVGVYVPGGKFAYPSSVLMTIVPAKVAGVDRIAMASPPGKLNSEVLVAARICGVEEIYRVGGAQAIASFAYGTRTIPKVDKIVGPGNVYVTTAKRLLFGDVGIDMLAGPSEILIIADGNANPDYIVSDLLAQVEHGGGATARLITTSRKIRNIVRKKVKRKGVHLMWVGSIKEAVRLANEFAPEHLEILTDKPERILPEIKNAGEIFLGNWSPVAIGDYYAGSSHVLPTGGSARFSSGLSVKDFLKRMVVVACSERGLRSSARDIINFAKVEGMGRHAESIKVRLKK; from the coding sequence TTGAAAACAATAGAAAAGAAAGTTAGAGAAATTATAGACAGGGTGAAGAATCAAGGCGACAAAGCTTTACTCTTTTATACAAAGAAATATGATGGTCTTCTATTAAAGCCAGCCGAATTGAGAGTGAAAAAAAGAGAGATTGACAGAGCTTTCCAGAAGGTTGGCTTAAATTTTATTAGGTTAATAGAAAGAGCAAAGAAAAATGTAGAAAAATTCCACCTTGGCGAATACAGGCAGATTACAAAAAAAAGTCGGCAATTATCAAAAACCACCTTGAAAGGGGTTCGCTTTCTTGAGCTCTGGCGTCCCGTTGAGAAAGTGGGAGTCTATGTGCCTGGGGGAAAATTTGCTTACCCCTCTTCAGTGCTGATGACCATTGTGCCGGCAAAAGTAGCAGGCGTTGACAGGATTGCCATGGCTTCTCCTCCAGGGAAATTGAATTCTGAGGTTTTGGTGGCTGCCCGGATATGCGGGGTAGAGGAAATCTATAGAGTTGGCGGCGCCCAGGCAATTGCATCTTTTGCTTACGGAACTAGGACTATTCCTAAAGTGGATAAGATTGTGGGACCGGGAAATGTGTATGTGACTACTGCTAAGAGGCTTCTGTTTGGCGATGTAGGAATTGATATGTTGGCTGGTCCTTCGGAAATACTGATTATTGCTGACGGGAATGCCAATCCTGACTATATAGTATCCGACTTATTAGCACAGGTAGAACATGGTGGGGGTGCCACTGCCCGGTTAATCACCACTTCAAGAAAAATAAGAAATATTGTTCGGAAGAAAGTGAAAAGAAAAGGAGTCCACCTGATGTGGGTGGGGAGTATCAAAGAAGCTGTACGCCTTGCCAACGAATTCGCTCCAGAACATCTGGAAATTCTGACAGATAAGCCGGAGAGAATTTTACCTGAGATTAAGAATGCAGGGGAAATATTTCTTGGCAATTGGTCTCCTGTTGCCATTGGTGACTATTATGCAGGGTCAAGTCATGTCTTGCCTACAGGAGGTAGCGCGAGATTCTCTTCAGGATTGTCGGTCAAAGATTTTTTGAAAAGAATGGTAGTAGTAGCGTGTTCGGAGAGAGGGTTGAGAAGTTCAGCTCGAGATATAATCAATTTTGCAAAGGTGGAAGGAATGGGAAGGCATGCAGAGTCAATAAAAGTAAGACTGAAAAAGTGA
- the prmC gene encoding peptide chain release factor N(5)-glutamine methyltransferase — protein sequence MVKQYTVSEILDKVTSYLKREGIPEPGIDAGVLLAHVLEIERLEIYLNLDCRVTKKELLAYKKLIERRVKREPVAFIVGYKEFMGLKFFLNKHVLIPRPETEILVEKVIEKAQNIRKSESYGYGRDSSLTIVDLCTGSGNIAISLARNIASCKIYAIDISKGAIQVARRNARFHKVEGRVEFLLGDLFSPLEELNSDLAVDFVVSNPPYVKSRDLVLLPPEIKKEPLSALEGGNEGLNFYQRIIPEALKYLIDGGYLIMEIGDYQGKAVMNLIKKEKQFYPSQLVKDYAGLDRVVVAQKLRKWGQ from the coding sequence TTGGTTAAGCAGTATACAGTTTCAGAAATTTTAGATAAAGTTACCAGCTACCTAAAGAGAGAAGGAATACCTGAACCAGGGATTGATGCTGGAGTTTTGCTGGCACACGTTTTGGAAATAGAGAGGTTGGAAATATATTTGAATCTCGACTGCCGGGTAACTAAGAAGGAATTATTAGCTTATAAAAAGTTAATTGAAAGAAGGGTCAAGCGGGAACCTGTAGCCTTTATTGTTGGCTATAAGGAATTTATGGGATTGAAGTTTTTTTTGAATAAGCATGTTTTAATTCCCAGGCCGGAGACAGAAATTCTGGTGGAAAAGGTAATAGAGAAAGCGCAGAATATTAGGAAGTCGGAAAGTTATGGATATGGGAGAGATAGTTCTTTGACCATTGTGGATCTTTGTACCGGGAGCGGGAACATCGCCATAAGTCTTGCCAGAAATATCGCATCCTGCAAAATTTATGCTATTGACATAAGCAAAGGCGCTATACAGGTTGCTCGGAGAAATGCAAGGTTTCATAAGGTTGAAGGAAGAGTAGAATTTCTTTTGGGAGACCTGTTCAGTCCCTTAGAAGAGCTTAACTCAGATTTAGCAGTAGATTTTGTAGTGAGTAATCCTCCTTATGTTAAGTCGAGGGATTTAGTTCTGCTTCCGCCTGAGATTAAGAAAGAGCCTCTTTCTGCATTGGAAGGAGGAAATGAGGGTCTCAACTTCTATCAGCGCATAATCCCGGAGGCCTTAAAATATTTAATTGATGGTGGCTACCTAATTATGGAAATTGGAGATTATCAAGGGAAAGCAGTGATGAATCTTATTAAAAAAGAGAAACAGTTCTATCCATCCCAATTAGTTAAAGATTACGCTGGACTGGATAGAGTGGTTGTGGCGCAGAAATTAAGAAAATGGGGTCAGTAA
- the trpC gene encoding indole-3-glycerol phosphate synthase TrpC, producing the protein MDILGKIVSYKKEKVAEKKKKIPLGKLKDRINKLPPARDFKGAISLPGKINLICEIKRASPSSGLICREFYPQKIAQTYEKNGAGAISVLTEDKYFQGDILHLFSVKQSVNIPILRKDFIIDEYQLYESRAFGADAVLLIAFLLDGKQIGEFIKISKDIGMETLVEVHCEEDLEKVLSTPAEIIGINNRNLKDFTVDLNVTKNLKKKIPKEKIVVSESGIKTRDDVLLLKNTGVNAILIGQVLLESEDIGKKLEELRI; encoded by the coding sequence ATGGATATTTTAGGGAAGATAGTCTCTTATAAGAAAGAGAAGGTGGCTGAAAAGAAGAAAAAGATTCCCCTGGGTAAACTGAAGGATAGAATTAATAAGCTTCCTCCAGCCAGAGATTTTAAGGGAGCAATTTCTCTTCCAGGAAAAATAAATCTAATCTGCGAGATTAAAAGAGCTTCTCCTTCCAGTGGCCTCATTTGTAGAGAGTTTTATCCCCAAAAGATAGCCCAGACCTATGAGAAAAATGGTGCAGGGGCTATTTCTGTATTGACAGAAGATAAGTATTTTCAGGGAGATATCCTTCATCTCTTCTCTGTTAAACAGAGCGTTAACATTCCCATTCTACGTAAGGACTTTATTATTGACGAATACCAACTCTATGAATCGAGAGCTTTTGGTGCGGATGCTGTTCTTTTGATTGCTTTTCTTCTGGATGGTAAACAGATAGGCGAATTTATAAAGATAAGTAAAGATATAGGAATGGAAACTCTGGTTGAGGTTCATTGTGAGGAAGACCTGGAGAAAGTCCTCTCCACTCCTGCAGAGATTATCGGGATAAATAATCGCAATCTGAAAGATTTCACTGTTGACCTTAATGTAACCAAAAATTTAAAGAAGAAGATTCCGAAGGAAAAGATAGTTGTTTCCGAAAGCGGTATCAAAACGAGAGATGACGTTTTGTTGTTGAAAAATACAGGAGTAAATGCTATATTGATTGGACAAGTCTTACTGGAAAGCGAAGACATCGGTAAGAAATTGGAGGAATTGAGGATTTAA
- the murA gene encoding UDP-N-acetylglucosamine 1-carboxyvinyltransferase: MEKILITGGKKLSGMVKISGSKNASLPILVATLLTDEDCMVKNVPHLQDVETILALLRILGKRVSYHNKRIRISSTHRLDSEAPYELVKKMRASILVMGPLLGRLGRVRASLPGGCAIGARPINLHLRGFRKLGAKVSLERGYVQLDAPRLHGASISLDFPSVGATENLMMAATRAKGRTVIENAASEPEIQDLADFLNKMGAKIKGAGTNIIEIEGVNVLSGTVHEVIPDRIETGTFMVAAAVTGGNVAIRGAGSEHLEAVITKLREAGAKITLNNREIRVTSGKNLRATDIETIPYPGFPTDMQAQWMVLMSLAKGTSIITETVFENRFLHVGELQRMGSNIQVKGNSAIVKGVPKLSGAPVVAADLRASAALILAALAAEGKTEIFGVSHLDRGYEDIEKKLKRLGARIKRIKG, from the coding sequence GTGGAAAAGATTCTCATTACTGGGGGAAAGAAACTCTCTGGCATGGTGAAAATCAGTGGTTCCAAAAATGCCTCTTTGCCAATACTGGTCGCTACTCTTTTGACGGATGAGGACTGTATGGTGAAGAATGTGCCTCATCTCCAGGATGTGGAGACGATTTTGGCGTTGTTGAGAATTTTAGGGAAGAGAGTTTCTTACCATAATAAAAGGATAAGAATTTCTTCTACCCATAGACTGGATAGTGAAGCTCCCTATGAGTTGGTAAAAAAGATGAGAGCTTCTATCTTGGTAATGGGTCCTCTCTTGGGCAGGCTTGGTCGAGTGAGAGCCTCTTTGCCCGGAGGATGCGCTATTGGGGCCCGTCCTATTAATCTACACCTTCGAGGGTTTAGGAAGCTGGGAGCAAAGGTGAGTTTGGAAAGAGGATATGTTCAGCTGGATGCTCCTAGGCTTCATGGAGCAAGTATATCTTTAGATTTTCCCAGTGTAGGGGCAACAGAAAATTTGATGATGGCGGCAACGAGAGCTAAAGGAAGAACGGTCATAGAAAATGCTGCTTCCGAACCAGAAATCCAGGACTTGGCCGACTTTTTAAATAAGATGGGGGCTAAGATTAAAGGCGCAGGGACCAATATTATTGAAATTGAAGGTGTAAATGTACTTTCTGGCACGGTTCATGAGGTTATTCCTGACCGAATAGAGACAGGTACGTTTATGGTAGCAGCAGCAGTCACCGGAGGGAATGTGGCTATTCGCGGGGCAGGTTCCGAGCACCTGGAAGCAGTGATAACCAAACTTAGAGAAGCTGGGGCAAAGATTACCTTAAATAATAGAGAAATTAGAGTTACCTCAGGAAAAAATCTTAGGGCGACCGATATTGAGACAATTCCTTATCCTGGCTTTCCTACTGATATGCAGGCCCAATGGATGGTACTGATGAGTCTCGCTAAAGGTACCAGTATAATTACAGAAACTGTATTTGAGAATAGATTTCTTCATGTTGGCGAACTTCAAAGAATGGGATCTAATATCCAGGTTAAAGGCAATAGTGCAATTGTTAAAGGCGTTCCTAAGCTCAGTGGCGCTCCCGTAGTGGCTGCGGACTTGAGAGCTTCGGCAGCATTGATTCTGGCAGCCCTGGCTGCAGAAGGAAAAACTGAGATATTTGGAGTTAGCCATCTCGACCGGGGTTACGAAGATATCGAGAAAAAGTTGAAGCGTTTAGGAGCAAGAATAAAAAGAATAAAAGGATAA
- the hisA gene encoding 1-(5-phosphoribosyl)-5-[(5-phosphoribosylamino)methylideneamino]imidazole-4-carboxamide isomerase, with translation MLVIPAIDIRGGNCVRLVQGKLEQETIFSKDPLFVAKLWQAQGAKRIHIVDLDGAFSGVIQNLELIVKIAKSINVPVEVGGGIRDMDTIKRVLSGGVAKVILGTSAIYNTETVKEALKKFGDKIIISIDSLGGKVAIGGWKEITAVRSMILAKRVEEMGVKEIIFTDIKKDGMLKGPNVKGIKAFAEKVRIPVIACGGISTLDDVKRIKELEKDGVSGMIIGKALYTDDIKLQEAMEIAEKGG, from the coding sequence ATGCTTGTTATTCCAGCTATTGACATTCGGGGTGGAAACTGTGTTCGCCTGGTCCAGGGGAAATTAGAACAGGAGACTATATTTTCTAAGGACCCTCTCTTTGTGGCGAAGCTTTGGCAGGCTCAGGGAGCAAAAAGGATCCACATAGTCGACCTCGATGGCGCCTTCTCTGGTGTAATCCAGAATCTTGAGCTGATTGTGAAAATTGCAAAGAGTATTAATGTTCCTGTAGAAGTGGGTGGTGGTATACGAGATATGGATACTATTAAGAGAGTATTATCCGGTGGTGTAGCTAAAGTTATCCTGGGCACTTCGGCAATTTATAATACAGAGACAGTAAAAGAAGCATTAAAAAAGTTTGGGGATAAAATTATAATAAGCATAGATTCATTAGGCGGAAAAGTAGCTATTGGGGGTTGGAAAGAAATTACTGCTGTTCGGTCGATGATTCTGGCTAAAAGGGTAGAAGAGATGGGAGTGAAAGAGATAATCTTTACCGATATAAAGAAGGATGGAATGTTGAAAGGTCCCAATGTGAAGGGGATAAAGGCTTTCGCTGAGAAGGTTAGAATTCCAGTTATTGCCTGTGGCGGTATCTCCACCTTAGATGATGTAAAGAGAATTAAGGAACTGGAAAAAGACGGTGTTTCCGGCATGATTATTGGAAAGGCGCTATATACAGATGACATAAAGCTCCAGGAGGCTATGGAAATAGCAGAAAAGGGAGGATGA
- a CDS encoding aminodeoxychorismate/anthranilate synthase component II translates to MILVIDNYDSFVYNLVQYLGEMGERLKVFRNDKLSLSDIDKLAPEKIIISPGPGRPEDAGISCSLIKEFARKIPILGVCLGHQCIGYALGGEVVRAGRIMHGKTSLVYHNQKGIFEGITNPFEATRYHSLIVKADNLPECLEIIAQTDRKEIMGIKHKDYSIWGVQFHPESILTKEGKKLLRNFLEMAETSQRRRE, encoded by the coding sequence ATGATTCTGGTAATCGATAATTATGACTCTTTTGTCTATAACCTCGTACAGTATTTAGGAGAAATGGGGGAGAGATTGAAGGTTTTTCGGAATGATAAACTCTCCCTTTCAGATATTGATAAATTAGCACCAGAAAAAATAATTATTTCTCCCGGCCCGGGTAGACCCGAAGATGCCGGGATATCCTGCAGTCTAATAAAGGAGTTTGCAAGAAAAATTCCCATCCTGGGAGTCTGTCTTGGGCACCAGTGCATTGGCTATGCTTTGGGAGGAGAAGTAGTTAGGGCAGGAAGGATTATGCATGGTAAGACTTCCCTGGTTTACCATAACCAGAAAGGAATATTCGAAGGGATTACCAATCCTTTCGAGGCAACACGTTACCATTCGCTGATTGTAAAGGCAGATAACCTGCCTGAATGTTTGGAGATTATTGCTCAGACTGACAGAAAAGAGATTATGGGGATTAAACATAAAGACTACTCGATTTGGGGAGTCCAGTTCCATCCAGAATCTATTCTCACTAAAGAAGGAAAGAAGCTCTTAAGAAATTTTTTAGAAATGGCAGAGACTTCTCAAAGGAGAAGAGAATGA
- the hisB gene encoding imidazoleglycerol-phosphate dehydratase HisB has protein sequence MRKSKIDRRTKETRIRLELNLDGKGSYQINTPIPFLDHMLELVARFGCIDLKIKASGDVRIDDHHTTEDLGISLGQAIKKALGKKERISRYGFSLVPMDEALSEISLDISNRPYLVFNVKFRRETKKREEFNFALIEDFFRALCINAGITLHVNLRYGRNNHHIAESIFKGFGLALREAVKINPKLKGIPSTKGRI, from the coding sequence ATGAGAAAGTCAAAGATAGATAGAAGAACCAAGGAAACAAGGATTCGATTGGAGTTAAACTTAGATGGTAAGGGAAGTTATCAGATAAATACGCCAATCCCATTTCTCGACCATATGCTGGAACTCGTGGCAAGATTCGGTTGCATTGATCTGAAGATAAAAGCTTCAGGTGATGTCCGCATTGATGACCATCATACTACGGAAGATTTAGGAATCTCTCTGGGACAGGCGATAAAGAAAGCATTGGGAAAAAAGGAGAGAATATCTCGCTATGGTTTCTCCCTGGTGCCAATGGATGAGGCGCTTTCAGAAATCTCTTTAGATATCTCTAATAGGCCTTATTTGGTATTCAATGTTAAGTTTAGAAGAGAAACTAAGAAGAGAGAAGAGTTCAATTTTGCACTAATTGAGGATTTCTTTCGAGCATTATGTATTAATGCAGGTATTACTTTGCACGTTAATTTAAGGTATGGCAGGAACAACCATCACATTGCTGAGTCAATCTTTAAAGGCTTTGGATTAGCTTTGCGCGAAGCGGTTAAGATAAATCCAAAGTTAAAAGGGATTCCTTCAACCAAAGGTCGAATATAA